Genomic segment of Calderihabitans maritimus:
GCCAGTAACTCTGAAAGAGGAGTACGACCAATTACTTCTCGCAGCGCCGTCTGAGCCGCCCAGGAAACAGCCGTCTTGTAATCGGCAACTTCCATGGCAGCTTTTTCCGGATCCCATACCACCCAGAATAAGACGGCATCCACATCCACCGGTACGGTGTCTTTGGTAAGAGCCTGCTCGGCAGTAAAGGTGGTGATCATAATCCGCTGGTCGATCCAGGCAGCAACCGTATCTACCAGAGGTATGATTAGAAACGGACCCGGTCCGGCAGTTCGGTAGTACCTACCCAAGCGCAGTATTACAGCCTTTTGCCACTGGTGGGCGATCCTAATCGAAGCTAAAGACAAGGCTGTAAGTGCGATGGAAATTGCAATTAGAAATATGTTGACCTGCCAAATGCCCAGGACCAAGCCTGTCATCCCCATGAGGAACAGACTAATCACTATTCCGAACTTAACCGGAGTCTCCGGCAGGGATTTTTTCCCCGCGTCGGTATTGTCCAGCGGCTTCGGTGGTATCATATTCAACCCTGTTCACCCCCCTTCTCCTCTTGAATGGCTTTCACTTTCTCTGTTAAAGCCTGCAGAACCTCCTCGGGAGAAAAACCTAAATTGTAAGATTCTACCAGTGTTCTTTCAATTATTTCCTGCAGTCGCTTCCGGCGGAAATCTTCCTTCGGAATATCCACTTCCCGCACAAAAGTCCCCTTCCCCTGCCGGGTAGCCAGTATACCTTCCTGTTCCAGCTCCGAATAAACCCGGCTGACGGTGTTGGCATTTATTTTTAAGCTGACCGCCATCTGCCGGACTGTGGGAAGCCTGCTGCCCGGCGGGTAATATCCGGCCGCAATCGCATATTTAATAGCTTCTTTAAGCTGTATATAGATGGGGACCCCGCTTGTAAAATCTATTTTAAAATTTTCAAAATTCACTCTGCCACCACCAATTGTACTATTGTTCTAATACAATTATATAATTGATTGCTAATTCCTGTCAACTAAAATAGCCAGCTTTTTCAGCTGGCTATCCGGTAACTTTTATTTTTCTGCTTCGGCTGAAGGGATGAAAAAACTGTTCCCTGAGTTCACAATGCTGGTTAAAAACCACCGTTGCACTGTGCAGAAATTCCTTTTTTAAATAATATCGCAGATCCAAAAAGCGTACTACATGGTTATTGCCTAGCTGCTGGTATATTACATAAAAATGAGGGGTAAACTCCCTAAAAATTCTACCTATCGTGCTTTCCATGGCAGCTTTGATAATACGGTTCTCCCGGTGCTTTTCCAGCTTAGCGTATATGGTCAGGGCCCAGGAAAAAACGCCCATCTCCCCGGTATAACAGGTTGTTTCCGTTTCCACTAAAAAATACCATTTCCAGATACTGAGCAGGGCTGGCATAACTACTATCTTCTTAATCTTCTCACCGTGAAATTTTCGACGAAGGTAGCCGTGAATAATTCCTGTTAAAACGAATCGCAGCAGAAGATAAGCAATCAGTGCCATCACACTTACCCGTACCAGCTCAGGGGAGATAAAGGAACCAAATGTTATACCAGTTAAGATAAAGAGAAATATCGGATCGGTAATATTTAGAAGATTTAAAGCTATAAGCTTGTTGCTTAAGGGCCAGAACAGGCGGAGACCGTGAGAATTTAAGAGATCCAACAAACTATGGGAAACAGCCCCTAGGAAGGTCCACCACCAAATAAAGGAGAAAGAAGTGGTAGGAAAAAAGAGATGTAACACAAAAGCAATGAGCCCGCTGAAACCTATAAGACCGGGCAAGGAATGGGACATCCCCCGGTGATTTTTCAAATATACCACTTCGCCCTTTAATTGGTACAGTATATCCAAGTCAGGAGCCAAAGATCCTAAAGCTGCCCCCAGGTAAACAGGATTGGTCAGCGAAAAGGCCTGTCCGGAGAAAGAAGCCGCCGCCAGACCGGCCAAGGTATGAGTTACCGGATCCATCCTCTCCCATCTCTCCCTTTCCACAATGATAACCTTCTCTGATTATAACATAGATTATAACATAGAACGGCAAACTTGCCGTTGGCCGAATCCTGGTCCTTTCAGTAAATAAAAAACCCTGCTGTACGCAGGGCTCGAACTATCTCTTATTTCCCCTGGAAATTCGGTTTTCTCTTTTCCAGGAAAGCTTTAGCTCCTTCGTTTTTATCCTCCGTGGCGCAGGCCTTCCCGAACAGCTCTGCTTCCAGGGCCAACCCTTCCTTGAGGGGCATCTGCAGCCCCCGGTTGATGGCTTCCTTGCAGAGTCTTATGGCCACCGGACCTTTGGTGAGTATCTTTTTAGCCATTTCCTTAGCTTTTTCCAGAGCCTGGCCGGCAGGCACCAGTTCGTCGGCCAGACCAATCCGGTAGGCTTCTTGAGCATCAATAGCATCACCGGTAAAAATCAGTTGCTTGGCCTTACCTGCCCCGACCAGCCGCGGAAGGCGTTGGGTACCCCCGTAACCCGGAATAACGGCCAAATTCACCTCCGGCTGTCCCAGCTTGGCATTCTCCGCCACCACCCGAATGTCACAAGCCAGCGCCAGTTCACACCCGCCTCCTAGAGCATAACCATTAATAGCACATATGACGGGTATGGCCAGCTCTTCAATCTTGTCAAAAATGGCCTGACCTCTAGCAGACAGCTCTCTACCTGCCTTTTCATCCAATTCGGGGAACTGCCGGATATCAGCACCGGCCACAAACGCCTTTTCCCCTGCCCCGGTAATAATCAGCACTCCTATCTCCTTATCGGAAGCTACCTGGTCTAATGCTTCATCCAGTTCAGCCATAACCTGAGCGTTTAGCGCATTGACCGGCGGGTGATCAATAGTTATTACCGCTATTTTTCCCTCCACCTCCAGCTTGACTAGCTTTTTCTCCTTCTCCATGAGGAACACCTCCTTAAATTTTTATTTATTCAAAATATATGCAAAATTCATACCACTTAATTTCCAAGTCCCCATAGACCTCTTTTTTGCCTCCGGGCCTCCTGTTCCAGAGACAAAAAAAGATCAGCATACTTTACGTTAGGAGGCACTGTCATTACCCTGGCATAGCCCCTTCTAACCAGCTCCGCATTCACAAAAGTATCGCCTATGTACACGTAGGACAACAGGCGGCCGTATCTATCTCTTTCCTGTACGTCCAATTCAAGCTTGACCCACCGCCCCTCTACCAGCCTCCGGGTAAAAGCGGTTGCTTCCCGGCCGTAAGGCTCTACCCCTTTGGAAGGGTGCTTCGTTTCCGGTGTATCAATTCCGATTAACCGCACTCTTTCTTTCCGGCCTTTATTTAACCGTACGATTATGGTATCGCCATCAACTACCCGCTCCACCTTGGCTACCAGTTGTCCGGGTGGATGAAACGGTGCCGGAATAAGTTCAAGAAAACGGTTCTCCCCCCTTCCTGCAACCACCAGGAACCCCAACACCAGAAGGAGGGTGCCCAGAAAATATCTTTTCATAGGTTACCTCCCAGAACTAAAAGTTCCTGCCTTAAGCAGGAACCAATTAGGCAGCTTGGGCGGAACTTAAAGAATATCCTTTAGCCATAAAGCCAGCCTTTCCCACCCGATGTTCGGAGCCTCTTGCGTAGAATACCGGGCATCAAACCCCGATATACTCAAAGCCTCGTAAATTTGGCGATAGTTAGCGGAGATGGTATTGGGAGAAATCGCATACTTCCCGGCGAGGTATTGCTGGGTTACCTCTTTCATATACTCTAAACGGGCAATTGAGTACTCTACCGTCGCTGCCCAAACGGCCGGCTTGCGGAACCGGGGTTCCTTTTGTTTGGTAAAATCATACCAAAGCTTTAAAGCATTACCAATCTGCTCCGGTGTATAGCCGTCTTCCTCCATTTTATCCTGGATTAAGAGAGCCACTCGCCGGTAGGCAGGCTTTTCCCACCGGTAATCAGACACTGCAGGGGACTTGGAACCGTTAAGAATACCCAGTTTTTTCCGGACTCTATTCAGGTCATAGGAGAAATCTCCCTGCTTCTCCATCTTACGCAACAATTCTTCTACCTGTCGTCGCCCTTCTGAAGTCTTGCACTTAGTTCGCGGAGTTTCCCCTTCCAGTTCCGGGTTCGGTTCATCAATCCAGCGAGTGAAATATTCCTCCCAATGAAGGTTCTGCAGCAGCTGCCCCAGTTCAGGCAGCAAATCTGCCGTTAAATCTCTTAATCTTGAATATTCTTCTAGCAGGACATCCCCGCCGGCCAAATTTTTGAGATTCGGTTGGCGTTCAGGACCTTCAAGGGTTTCAGCCAGTTCTTCCACCATGGTCCGCAGGTCGAGTCCTCCCAGCTGCAAGTACTGGTCCCAGTCGAAAACTCCTTTCGAAGCAAATTCTTTCCGGTAAAAATTGTAGTCTTCCAGAATCATTTTAATAAGAGCGTCGAAGCAAAAGCCAGGAATAATATCTGCCCGCAAGGAAACTTCGTAGTAATCCCCCGCCGCCAACAAGCGGGTAACCACCAGGGAATTCGGCGCAAATTCATCCCCGGCTTTATCATGTTTCAAACAGTAAGTACCTCCCCGTAATAAATCCTCTAAAATAACACGGGTAGGTGACACCACCTCTTTAACCTTATACAGAGAAATCCTGGCCGAGATCCATTTTTCTAGAAGTTGTTGCTCCGCTCCATTTAAGCGGCTGTAAAATGCATCTTTAAACAAGGCAACAACCGTTTTATCTTCTTTGACCGGATAATCGAAAATGAACCACTCTAAAAATTCCAGCCACTGCTCTTCTCCCAGTTCTTCCAATTCGCTGTCTTCCAAGTCACCAAAATAATAAACGAAAGCACTGGCCTTGGCCTCGTCGAAAGCAGGATTATCAGAATAGTAACCTAATTTCGCCTTAAGAGATTTTACGGCATGCTCAAAGCGCCAGCGGTCAAAGTCAATAACCTTTTGGTCTCTGGCATCGCAGCCGCCTGCATATTCTTCCCCGTTGCCGTAAGAACTAGGGTTATTTTTCTGTTTCTTTTTCATTTCTTAACCTCCTGTGAATCACAGACCATTACTTTATTTTATTCCATGCCAACCTCCTGTTTCCTGCCTGAAAGAAAAAAATCAAAATCAATCCCTGAGGGTAGCCACCAGCCTCTTCGGCTTCAATAACAGGTTAAGACCGTCCCTGATATTTCTTACAACCACGTCGGCTGCCAGCAGACTGTGGGCAGAACACCCTTCTTCTTCTAGGACAAGTATGCCTAAAGCAGCTTTTTTAAGCATCAACCGGTCGTTATACCCGTTACCCAAAGCTGCCGTAAATTCGGCGCCTAGTTTCTCCACAAATTCAGCTTTGGTCTGCCCACCCGGCCGCGCCGGATCCATGATTACCAGTTTGGCGTTGATACTGCTGCAGGCTTCCCTGGCTTTGCCGAAAGTATCGGCAGTCAACACAAAAACTTCTAGCTTTTCGGCCAAAGTATTAATTTGCGATATCGTTTCTTCTGATATATGACCTTCTATCGCTATGGTTCCGTTCATATCCAAAACCAGGTACTTCAGGATAATGTCTTTTCGGCCCGGTATGTTTATCCGCAGCATCTGCAAGCCTCCCCATTCTAAAATTGTTGCTGTAAAACCTCAGGACCGGAGAAGGGGAAGCCAAACGGTAAATATGCTCCCCTTCCCAGGAGTGCTTTCCACTTCAATTCTACCCCCGTGTTCCTCAACAATCCACTTGGCGATGGCCAATCCCAGACCCGTTCCTTCCTCCCGGCGAGCTCTGTCGGCCCGGTAGAACCGTTCAAAGATATGGGGCAAATCTTTTGCTTCAATGCCTATCCCTGTATCGGCAACCCATATACCTGCCCACCGCTCATTTTTGCGGTAAATGCCCAGGGAAACCCGACCTCCGGCGGGGGTATACTTAAAGGCGTTATCCAAGAGGATTAAGAATACTTCTTTGAGATAATCGGCGTTGGCCAAAACCTTATCCCGGGAAGACAGAGTAAGGTCATCTACCCCGAAATCTACTTCACCCGCTCGCAGTTGCCCCTGTCGGATCACTTCCTGTACCAGGTCTTTTAGTGATAGCGGCTCTTTTTCCAGTCTTAAACCTGCGTCAGCCCGGGCCAGGGCCAGCATGTCTTTCACCAACCGGGACATTCTTTCGGTTTCGGAAGCAATGTCGGCCAGTACCTCCCGAAACATTTCAGGATCACTATCACCAATTTTTTGTAACAGTTCTACGTTGCCTCGTATGGTGGTAAGGGGGGTTCGCAGCTCGTGGGAGGCATCGGCTACAAAC
This window contains:
- a CDS encoding slipin family protein, with the protein product MIPPKPLDNTDAGKKSLPETPVKFGIVISLFLMGMTGLVLGIWQVNIFLIAISIALTALSLASIRIAHQWQKAVILRLGRYYRTAGPGPFLIIPLVDTVAAWIDQRIMITTFTAEQALTKDTVPVDVDAVLFWVVWDPEKAAMEVADYKTAVSWAAQTALREVIGRTPLSELLAAREHLDEELQKIIDARTEPWGVAVQAVEIRDIIIPAELQEAMSREAQAERERRARIILGTAETEIAHKFAEAARAYEGNEIALQLRAMNILYEGLKEKGALVIVPSSAVETMGLGTMSGLTALKHFAEEQKVKEEPGKAREGG
- a CDS encoding GntR family transcriptional regulator; the protein is MNFENFKIDFTSGVPIYIQLKEAIKYAIAAGYYPPGSRLPTVRQMAVSLKINANTVSRVYSELEQEGILATRQGKGTFVREVDIPKEDFRRKRLQEIIERTLVESYNLGFSPEEVLQALTEKVKAIQEEKGGEQG
- a CDS encoding metal-dependent hydrolase, yielding MERERWERMDPVTHTLAGLAAASFSGQAFSLTNPVYLGAALGSLAPDLDILYQLKGEVVYLKNHRGMSHSLPGLIGFSGLIAFVLHLFFPTTSFSFIWWWTFLGAVSHSLLDLLNSHGLRLFWPLSNKLIALNLLNITDPIFLFILTGITFGSFISPELVRVSVMALIAYLLLRFVLTGIIHGYLRRKFHGEKIKKIVVMPALLSIWKWYFLVETETTCYTGEMGVFSWALTIYAKLEKHRENRIIKAAMESTIGRIFREFTPHFYVIYQQLGNNHVVRFLDLRYYLKKEFLHSATVVFNQHCELREQFFHPFSRSRKIKVTG
- a CDS encoding enoyl-CoA hydratase-related protein; translation: MEKEKKLVKLEVEGKIAVITIDHPPVNALNAQVMAELDEALDQVASDKEIGVLIITGAGEKAFVAGADIRQFPELDEKAGRELSARGQAIFDKIEELAIPVICAINGYALGGGCELALACDIRVVAENAKLGQPEVNLAVIPGYGGTQRLPRLVGAGKAKQLIFTGDAIDAQEAYRIGLADELVPAGQALEKAKEMAKKILTKGPVAIRLCKEAINRGLQMPLKEGLALEAELFGKACATEDKNEGAKAFLEKRKPNFQGK
- a CDS encoding thermonuclease family protein, encoding MKRYFLGTLLLVLGFLVVAGRGENRFLELIPAPFHPPGQLVAKVERVVDGDTIIVRLNKGRKERVRLIGIDTPETKHPSKGVEPYGREATAFTRRLVEGRWVKLELDVQERDRYGRLLSYVYIGDTFVNAELVRRGYARVMTVPPNVKYADLFLSLEQEARRQKRGLWGLGN
- a CDS encoding antitoxin Xre/MbcA/ParS toxin-binding domain-containing protein, encoding MKKKQKNNPSSYGNGEEYAGGCDARDQKVIDFDRWRFEHAVKSLKAKLGYYSDNPAFDEAKASAFVYYFGDLEDSELEELGEEQWLEFLEWFIFDYPVKEDKTVVALFKDAFYSRLNGAEQQLLEKWISARISLYKVKEVVSPTRVILEDLLRGGTYCLKHDKAGDEFAPNSLVVTRLLAAGDYYEVSLRADIIPGFCFDALIKMILEDYNFYRKEFASKGVFDWDQYLQLGGLDLRTMVEELAETLEGPERQPNLKNLAGGDVLLEEYSRLRDLTADLLPELGQLLQNLHWEEYFTRWIDEPNPELEGETPRTKCKTSEGRRQVEELLRKMEKQGDFSYDLNRVRKKLGILNGSKSPAVSDYRWEKPAYRRVALLIQDKMEEDGYTPEQIGNALKLWYDFTKQKEPRFRKPAVWAATVEYSIARLEYMKEVTQQYLAGKYAISPNTISANYRQIYEALSISGFDARYSTQEAPNIGWERLALWLKDIL
- a CDS encoding HAD family hydrolase, with the translated sequence MLRINIPGRKDIILKYLVLDMNGTIAIEGHISEETISQINTLAEKLEVFVLTADTFGKAREACSSINAKLVIMDPARPGGQTKAEFVEKLGAEFTAALGNGYNDRLMLKKAALGILVLEEEGCSAHSLLAADVVVRNIRDGLNLLLKPKRLVATLRD